Proteins found in one Megalobrama amblycephala isolate DHTTF-2021 linkage group LG5, ASM1881202v1, whole genome shotgun sequence genomic segment:
- the gsc gene encoding homeobox protein goosecoid, whose translation MPAGMFSIDSILAGRPSCKDSVLLHRNAPVVFSNLTESLYTAAGDFNGLYSHTGPPAPNLQSMNGTRIGYNNYYYGQLHVQGPTGPACCGAIPTLGSQQCPCIPTGYDSAGSVLISPVPHQMMSYMNVGTLSRTELQLLNQLHCRRKRRHRTIFTDEQLEALENLFQETKYPDVGTREQLARKVHLREEKVEVWFKNRRAKWRRQKRSSSEESENSQKWNKSMKTATEKIEEGKSDVDSDS comes from the exons ATGCCCGCTGGGATGTTTAGTATCGACAGCATCTTGGCAGGGAGACCCAGCTGCAAGGACTCGGTTCTGCTCCATCGGAATGCTCCGGTTGTGTTCTCCAACTTGACGGAATCCTTGTACACAGCAGCTGGCGATTTTAATGGACTGTATTCTCACACAGGACCTCCGGCTCCAAACTTACAATCGATGAATGGAACCAGGATAGGCTACAACAACTACTACTATGGACAACTTCACGTCCAGGGGCCGACTGGACCAGCCTGCTGTGGCGCAATACCAACCCTCGGCTCGCAACAGTGTCCGTGTATTCCTACAG GTTATGACAGCGCCGGTTCAGTGCTTATTTCTCCAGTCCCACATCAGATGATGTCGTACATGAATGTGGGCACCCTGTCCAGAACCGAGCTACAGCTACTCAACCAGTTACACTGTCGGCGCAAGAGACGACACCGAACCATATTCACCGACGAGCAACTGGAGGCACTGGAGAACCTTTTTCAAGAAACCAAATACCCTGATGTTGGCACACGAGAACAACTGGCACGTAAAGTGCACCTACGTGAAGAAAAAGTTGAG GTTTGGTTCAAAAACAGACGAGCAAAATGGAGAAGACAGAAAAGGTCTTCGTCAGAGGAGTCAGAAAACTCACAGAAATGGAACAAATCCATGAAAACAGCCACAGAGAAAATCGAGGAAGGCAAAAGTGACGTGGATTCTGACAGCTGA